In Nocardioides sp. JS614, the sequence GATGTGAGCATTCACGCGGGACTCTCGACCCTGGATCGTTCGGGGCGCCTTGCCCCGCTGCTTGCTGTCTTCGATGTACTCGGCACCAAGCGCTTCGATCGTGCGGGTCGCACGAACAGCGGCGCTGGCAGGCGCGGCTTGCTCGGTGTCCAGCGCGGCCTCGGCCTGGGCGAAGATCTTGCGCGCCTCTGCCTCCGAGTTGGCGCGCCGAAGCACCTGCTTCCACGGTTCACCCTCGCCCGCCGGGACTTTGAACTTGACCTGGTACGACGTCCCGCCCGCGGGCGGGGCATAGAGCCGGACGCGCCACGGCCAGCCGGTACCGTCCAGGCGGCGGACCTTGCCCTGGGCGAGCAGCTGGGACTTCTTGCGCGTCGCCATCGCGGCCCCACCTCCTACGCTGGGAAAGGTGCGCTTCGCATGACGTCCAGCGGGGAAGCGACCGGAAGCAATTCGTATCAATAGTTTGTATCATCGGCCCCACATTGATACAAGCATCACTGGATCTGGAGCAACGCTGATGGTGAATCGTCTGGCAACCGCGACGAGCCCATACCTGCTCCAACACGCTCAGAATCCGGTGGATTGGTGGGAGTGGGGGCCGGAGGCGTTCGAGGAGGCCCGTCGGCGCGGCGTCCCGGTCCTGCTCAGCGTCGGCTACGCCGCGTGCCACTGGTGCCACGTGATGGCGCACGAGTCCTTCGAGGACGAGGCGACCGCGGCGTACCTCAACGAGCACTTCGTGAGCGTCAAGGTGGACCGCGAGGAGCGGCCCGACGTGGATGCGGTCTACATGCAGGCGACCACGTCGATGACCGGGCACGGCGGCTGGCCGATGACGGTGGTGCTGGACCACGAGGGCAGCCCGTTCTTCGCCGGCACCTACTTCCCGGACCGGCCGCGGCACGGGCAGCCCGCGTTCCGCCAGGTGCTGGAGGCGCTGGCCGACGCGTGGCAGAACCGATCCGACGAGGTGCGCCGGGTGGCGGCGAACCTGCGCGAGCACCTGTCGTCCACCAGCCTGGCCACGGCGGGCGCGCCGATCACGCGGGCGGTCCTCGACGGCGCGGTGCGCACGCTCGCGCTGGAGTACGACGCGGACGCGGCGGGGTTCGGCGGCGCGCCGAAGTTCCCGCCGTCGATGGTGCTCGAGTTCCTCCGGCGGCACGGCGAGCGCGAGATGCTCGGCGCGACCCTGGAGGCGATGGCCCGCGGCGGCATCCACGACCAGCTCGGCGGCGGCTTCGCGCGCTACAGCGTCGACACGGACTGGGTGGTGCCGCACTTCGAGAAGATGCTCTACGACAACGCCCTGCTGCTGCGGGTGTACGCCGAGTGGGACACCCCGGTCGGGGTCTGGGCCGCCGAGGGGATCGCCGACTTCCTGCTCGGCGAGCTCCGCACGCCGGAGGGCGGCTTCGCCTCGGCGCTCGACGCCGACTCCGAGGGCGCCGAGGGCACCTACTACGTCTGGACCCCCGCTCAGCTGACCGAGGTGCTGGGGCCCGAGGACGGTCCGTGGGCGGCCCGGCTGCTCGGCGTGACCGACGCCGGCACCTTCGAGCACGGCACCTCGACCCTCCAGCTGCGGCAGGACCCCGACGACCTCGACCGCTGGTTCGACTGCCAGCGCCGGCTGCGCGAGGCGCGGTCGCACCGCGAGCGACCGGCTCGCGACGACAAGGTCGTGGCTGCCTGGAATGGCCTGGCGATCAGCGGCCTGTGCCGGGCCGGCGCCCTGATCGGACTCCCGGAGTACGTCGCCGCGGCGACCGCCGCGGGCCAGCTCCTCTGGCGGGTCCACCTGGTCGACGGCCGGCTGCGGCGGGTCTCCCGCGACGGCGTGGTCGGCGCGCCCGCCGGCGTGCTGGAGGACAACGGCTGCGTCGCGGCCGGCTTCCTCGACCTGCTCCAGGCCACCGGCGACGCCGTGTGGCTGGAGCGCGCGGGCGCCATCCTGGAGCTCGCGCTCACCCACTTCGCCGCCGAGGACGGCGGCTTCTTCGACACCGCCGACGACGCGGAGGCCCTGGTCGCCCGGCCGCGCGACCCCTCCGACAACGCCAGCCCCTCGGGCCTCGCCTCGATGGTGCACGCGCTGTCGACGTACGCCGCGCTCACCGGCTCGGGCCGCCACCGCGACGCGGCCGAGGCGGCGCTGGCCTCGGTCGCCACCCTCGCGGAGCGGGCGCCCCGCTTCGCCGGCTGGTCGCTCGCCGCCGCCGAGTCGATGCTCGACGGGCCGGTGGAGATCGCGATCGTCGGCGACTGGTCCGAGCAGCGCGACCAGCTCGAGGCACGGGCCCGGCGGGAGCCCGGGGCCGTCGTCGTGGTCGCGGACCGGGCCGACGAGGCGATCCCGCTGTTGGCCGGGCGCACGCCGGTGGACGGTCGCGCGGCGGCGTACGTGTGCCGCCACCTGGTGTGTGAGCGCCCGGTCAGCACCGTCGAGGAGCTGGACGAGGCCCTGTCCCGCTGACCCCCGTCGGTTTCGGGTCGTGTGCCTGAGCACGCGCCATGGCGCGTGCTCAGGCACACGACCCGTTCCCGGGGCGACGCCGAACAGGTACCGTGACAGTGTCACTGTGACAATCGCGACGTCACCCCCAGGAGCACCCGATGACCCAGGCCCCCGCCCGCCCGCAGTCCCCTCAGCCCGCCGAGCCGGCCCCGTCCGGCTCGACGTTCGAGTCGCTGGACCCGGCGACCGGGGCGGTCGTCGGGACGTTCCCGGTGCACGGCGAGGCGGAGGTGCGCGCGGCCGTCGAGCGCGCCCGCACGGCCGCCGAGTGGTGGTCGGCGCTCTCGTTCAAGGACCGCAAGGTCTACCTGACCACCTGGAAGGCCGCGATCACCCGCCGGATGCCCGAACTCGCGGAGCTCATGCACCGCGAGACCGGCAAGCCCCGCTCCGACGCGATGCTCGAGGCGACGCTCGGGGTCGACCACCTCGGCTGGGCCGCCGGCCACGCGGGCAAGGTGCTGGGGCGGCACCGGGTCTCGCCCGGGATGTTGATGGTCAACCAGGCCGCGACCGTGGAGTTCCGCCCGCTCGGCGTCGTCGGCGTGATCGGCCCGTGGAACTACCCGGTGTTCACCCCGCTCGGCTCGATCGCCTACGCGCTCGCGGCCGGCAACGCCGTGGTGTTCAAGCCCAGCGAGCACACGCCCGCGGTCGGCGAGTGGCTGGCCCGCACGTTCGGCGAGTGCGTCGGGCGACCGGTCCTCCAGGTCGTCACCGGCCGCGGCGAGACCGGTGCCGCGCTGTGCCGCTCCGGGGTCGACAAGGTGGCGTTCACCGGCTCGACCGGCACGGGGAAGAAGGTGATGGCCGCCTGCGCCGAGACCCTGACCCCGGTCGTCATCGAGGCCGGTGGCAAGGACCCGCTGATCGTCGACGCGGACGCCGACGTCCCGGCCGCCGCCGACGCCGCGCTGTGGGGCGCCTGCAGCAACGCCGGCCAGACCTGCGCGGGCGTCGAGCGGGTCTACGTGCACGAGCGGGTGTACGACGAGTTCCTCGCCGAGATCACCCGCAAGGCGCAGGGCCTGAGCGCCCATGGCGGCGACGACGCGAAGATCGGCCCGATCACGATGCCGGGCCAGCTCGACGTGATCCGCCGCCACATCGACGACGCGCTCGAACGCGGCGGCCGCGCGGTCGTCGGCGGGGCGGACGCGGTGGGCGAGCGGTTCGTGCAGCCCACGATCCTCGTCGACGTGCCCGAGGACTCCGCGGCGGTCCAGGAGGAGACGTTCGGCCCGACCGTGACGATCGCGAAGGTGCGCGACATGGACGAGGCGATCGAGCTCGCCAACGGGACGCCGTACGGCCTCGGGGCGACGGTCTTCAGCAGGAGCAACGGGATGGCCATCGCCGAGCGGATCCGCTCCGGCATGACCGCGATCAACGCGGTGATCTCGTTCGCGGCGATCCCGAGCCTGCCGTTCGGCGGCG encodes:
- a CDS encoding thioredoxin domain-containing protein, whose product is MVNRLATATSPYLLQHAQNPVDWWEWGPEAFEEARRRGVPVLLSVGYAACHWCHVMAHESFEDEATAAYLNEHFVSVKVDREERPDVDAVYMQATTSMTGHGGWPMTVVLDHEGSPFFAGTYFPDRPRHGQPAFRQVLEALADAWQNRSDEVRRVAANLREHLSSTSLATAGAPITRAVLDGAVRTLALEYDADAAGFGGAPKFPPSMVLEFLRRHGEREMLGATLEAMARGGIHDQLGGGFARYSVDTDWVVPHFEKMLYDNALLLRVYAEWDTPVGVWAAEGIADFLLGELRTPEGGFASALDADSEGAEGTYYVWTPAQLTEVLGPEDGPWAARLLGVTDAGTFEHGTSTLQLRQDPDDLDRWFDCQRRLREARSHRERPARDDKVVAAWNGLAISGLCRAGALIGLPEYVAAATAAGQLLWRVHLVDGRLRRVSRDGVVGAPAGVLEDNGCVAAGFLDLLQATGDAVWLERAGAILELALTHFAAEDGGFFDTADDAEALVARPRDPSDNASPSGLASMVHALSTYAALTGSGRHRDAAEAALASVATLAERAPRFAGWSLAAAESMLDGPVEIAIVGDWSEQRDQLEARARREPGAVVVVADRADEAIPLLAGRTPVDGRAAAYVCRHLVCERPVSTVEELDEALSR
- a CDS encoding aldehyde dehydrogenase family protein, producing the protein MTQAPARPQSPQPAEPAPSGSTFESLDPATGAVVGTFPVHGEAEVRAAVERARTAAEWWSALSFKDRKVYLTTWKAAITRRMPELAELMHRETGKPRSDAMLEATLGVDHLGWAAGHAGKVLGRHRVSPGMLMVNQAATVEFRPLGVVGVIGPWNYPVFTPLGSIAYALAAGNAVVFKPSEHTPAVGEWLARTFGECVGRPVLQVVTGRGETGAALCRSGVDKVAFTGSTGTGKKVMAACAETLTPVVIEAGGKDPLIVDADADVPAAADAALWGACSNAGQTCAGVERVYVHERVYDEFLAEITRKAQGLSAHGGDDAKIGPITMPGQLDVIRRHIDDALERGGRAVVGGADAVGERFVQPTILVDVPEDSAAVQEETFGPTVTIAKVRDMDEAIELANGTPYGLGATVFSRSNGMAIAERIRSGMTAINAVISFAAIPSLPFGGVGDSGFGRIHGPEGLKEFTYAKAIARQRFKPALALTTFERTEQADRRLAAIVRALHGRG